The genome window GTCTGTGCCTTGGGATTGGGTCATTGTGTGGTAAAACCTGACAGAGCTCCTTCCAGGTTCCCTGCAGAAAACTCTGGGGATTGCTTGAGGAGGTACCACCACTGGAGTTAGCTGTGATGGCATCCTCTGCTCCTGCATAGGTGAAGGGGCATTTATGTTGCTGTTCAGCTTCTCCACCATTATCATGGCTGCTTCCATATCTGTGTCCCACAGGTTGTGGGCCCTGTTGGATGTCCACAGGGTCTTGGAGTTCACAGGGAGGCATGGCTGTAGGTATGATGTGcagttttgtttgtctttgcCCACTCTCCCTCCTGGATCTTTGCAGACAATGCGTGGCACCTGGCTGGAATTACACCTGAAAAAAGCCTGAGGAAGGATGACAAGAATAATCAAAGTCATGGGAAAACTTCTGGAGGAGTGATTACATGGTTGAGAACTCACCAGCCTGGAAGGGCCATGATTCAGGTCTGTGAAACCCTGAGGGAACAGAGGAGGCAAGTAAGGGCTTTTTCAGTACAAGAATTGGGTCCCATCGCAGGAAGTGAGCAGGTGGCAGATTAGAAATAAGAAGCTGGTGAGAGCATTCTGGGAGGGGTCGTGGTTTGATTTTAGCCAGACCTTTGCTCTTGCACTGGACGTGTGCAGTGTTTCTGTACTGCAGTGCAAACAGCTGATGGTACCGCGCTGCAGTGCCCTTGTCTGGAGAACTCAAGCAATGGGCCAAGTCCCCAGCGCACAAAGTATTGCACAAATACCAAAAATATTTCCCGCTTCCAGGAATGTGCTATAGAAGGGGCCTGGATATCTTGGGGTGCAGAGAGCCCTGGATACTCCCTTAAAGCTGGCCAGAGTCCCAGTGCTGAGTCAAAGCTGTGGTTGTCATGTTAGCTGCAGTGAAGAATAAGCATTAAACAGTTAAAACTGCTCCAGTGCACTACTTAGATAAGTAGTGTGTTGATACCAAGACTTTGTTAACTGTCAAGTCACAAATGCATAAAATTGTCTAGGTCATCATGTGGCCTGTATTTCTGAGAATGCAGAAAGTTTATTTGGAAAAAGTCCTTCAAAGCTGCCATTTCTCTGTCTGGCTGCTTGTGTGTTACATTATCTGCTTTCTCATTCCTTTGGTTGAGGCTGGGGATCAGCTGTGCCTGGTGACAAGGACTGTACCTGCGATGGCCTGACCTATGCAGGACCCGTGCCTGTGCCTGTCATGGCAGGTAACGGCACAGTTGGTAGGTCTTGCTGGAACAGGGTGgctggaaggagcagggaggtgAATACTgcccacagagcagctgctgtaaAGTTAACTGGAAGTTGTAGACTCTAATTTTGTGTTTAATCAGAGAAATGTGAGCTGGCACTTGGGGGTGGCAAGCTTCCTTGAGGACTATGGCGAAATGGTGTGTGTGAAGGCTGACAGGGGATTGCTGGTGGGGTGCGGGGGATGCCCTCGCTTGGCTGCGTTGGGCGGTTGGGCATTGCGTTGTCTCGGTGAAAATTCCCTGGACATCCCTGGGGGCTCCTGAGCCCCTGAATCCTTTGTGGCAGATGACGTCTGGGTGGTTCCTCAACCTTGGAGCTAAGCTTTGGGCCTTCCTggcttattttctgtgtggtaaCGTGTGGTTTGGTGTTCTTTCATCCGTAATGTTGACCCAGGGAAGAACCCCCATGAGCCGGGTGTCGGGCAGTGGAGGTTCACGGGGTGGTTTGACCCCACGTTCAGAACGAAGGTGTGGAGGATGGGCGGCAGCCCTCGgtgcaggaggggaggaggaagccTGGCGAGGCCGAGGGCTGCAGGCCGAGCCCGGAGACGCCTTGGTGCCGCCATGGGTACGCTGTAGGGTGCGGGCTGACGGGGTGACCGGCCGGGCAGCACGGCTCTCCCCGGGCCGGGCAGGCCGCCCGCGCAGCCGCCGCCGGCAGCCTACAGCCCCCAGCCTGCACCGCGGCTCGCCGCCAGCACCGCGCCGCGCTATTGGCTGTCCCGGCGCCGCCCGCCAATGGGGCGCGGGTATGTTGGCAGGCGGCGGAAGGGAGAGGAGCTCTTCGCGGCGACAGCCCGGTGCGAGtggggggcgcggcggggagAGGCGTCCCCAGCGGCCGGCCCGCCGGCATGGGGGGCAGCGAGAGCAGCCACGGCGGCAGGAAGGTCTCTTTCGGGCTGGATGAGCGGGAGCGAGTTCGGGTGCTGCAGGGCATCAGGGTGAGGCGGCCCGCGGGTGTTCGGGGCTGGGTGAGGCAGGctgcgggggccgggggcggaGGGCAGGGACCTGGGCTGAGGGAGGCCCTGCTGGAGtgaaggggagggcaggggaatGTGGTACAGGGCTGGAAGGGGTGAGTGGGGAAAACCAGcaaggaggaggggaggcaaAACTGGAAGGCTGAAGGAGTATGGGGCCGGAGAGGCGGTGGGATGACTGGAGAGTGGTGGGGAAGAGGGCTGGGTGCATGAGCATGGCTCTTCTTGGGCAGTGACACACCAGCCCTTTATCTCCCCTTCCAAACTCTGCTCTCAGccctctttccctcctcacTGCTTGATGACCCCATCTTGCCCCTGCCTTGTGCTTTGCAAGCAGTTTGATGCTAAAGGCACTGCCCGGCTCTGAGGGCATCCGAGAGGAGACACCGCTGCTCTTATTAATGATACCAAGAGCCTTGGCAAAGCACTGCTGTCTGAACATGCAGGGAGATATGAGATTGTGGGGATTAGGGGTGTTTCTAGGAGGGGCAGTGGGAAGCTGCTTCTTGAACTTTGATCAAACTTTTACATGTATGTGTTGTGAAAACGAGCACTTGgagagtggtggtggtggtattgttaaagaacacttttttttcccatcaagATTTCTTTCCCGATTTTTCATTggttaagtgttttttttttttttttttaatattactaccataatttttattgctgtcGCTTCTTCATACTTTTTTCTGGTTTCCCCCTAAGATTTGTCTGAAATGAGCTTGTCGAGTGTATTTTGCTGTagttacttatttttcattcctttttgaCTAATTCCCTGACAAAAGCTAAGTAAGATTGTGCCAATCtcctttttaaagtgtttgatGGAGGTAAAGTTGTTCTTGCCTGATTTCTCTTTACACGATATAGGCAGGGACCCCTTGAGGACACACCATCACCTGCCATAGATGTAACTTGTGCTGGTGCTTCAATTTCTTTAGCTGCCCCATCAGCTAGATGCTGATGGAACTGAGAAAAACATGGGTTCATTGTTACTGGTCTGTTTGTGACCTCCAGGAGCTCAAGATGAAGATGCCCTCTGTATCTCATGGTAGCTGGTTAGGTTAAATGAGCTATGGTTTTTGTAGACCTTTCTGTTTGACTTCATGAAgtaaaagtttttcttttccttttttttttgtttgcttgttttgtggAACAAAATAATCATTCCCCATTCTTAGTACCAagggtggtgtttgttttttttttttttgcagctatGTGAATAAAAGTATTATGGTGAAATATACATACGTTAAGAGTTGACTTGgttaatttctttcctgtgtacGTATGTTTCAGCTCTCTGAAGATGTAGTGAACCGAATGAAAGAATCTCCTCAAAGTAAACGGGACAACCAGAGATTGCCCCATTCATCCAATGGCACAGCTCCATCTTCACCAGCTACAGAAGGGAAACCTAAATCTCCTACAGGTACTGTCAGTCTCTGTCAGGTCTATTGACTGTTTTGACACACTTCTCGGTAGTGCTGCCACTGGATGTTATATAGTATGCCTGTATTTTTCAAGACTATCTTGTTGTGAGAGGAGCTCTTTGATTAGCCTGTAACATTTTATGTATGTCGATATTGGCACCATTGAATGCCTTAGATGTTATGGTCCTGCCATGTCCTCTTTATGTTTCTGAAACTTAGTCGTGTCATCTGGCGGTTGGAGCAGTTGAAATGCTGTGCTTCTGGTTCTGTTGCTGTGTGACCTTAAGTAAGACAACATGTTTCTCTAGGTCTTTTCCTTCTCCGTCTTTGGATTGCCACCATTCTCAGATACTTTAATGAACTTGTATCACTTTGTGAATGTTTCTAGGATTTCAGATGAACATGCAATAAGCAAGGcagaaattttgtattttatctttcattCCTGGCAAGCTGCCTTGTAGTCCCCTTTGCATGCACAGGGAGTACATTGTGGATGGGTGGGGGAGAtactgctttttgttctttggaAATAAGCTTATAGGGAAGGATAGACAGACTAAGCACAGCTTGCCAAGTGAATGATGAGAACTTGGTTTCTGAACTTGTCTTGCTTTATGGGTCAGAAAACGATTTGATTTCTCTTGGTGCTCAAATATACTTTGCTGATGTATGTTATCAGTGTGGGTTTGTTTAAGGCATCCAGAGTAACATGAAGTTAGGGAACCAGGCCTTTGCTTTGAGAGATTTGTGTGCCGTTAGCCTACGTCTTTCCTGAAAGTTGATTCAGCCTTATGGATGGCCTGAACTCTCTCAAAGAATTTCATCTCCACTTGTGGGACGCCTTGCAATTACAAGGAAAGCAGGAGGTCAAGGGGAAGGCTTAATGGAACTAGAGGAAGGAAGTGGAAAGTAGGTCTAAAACCATGTTATGTTTCAATATAAACCAGGGTTTGAGGTGTTAACATCCTTACCTAGGAGTTTCTGTAGCATGCCTTGTTCAGTGTGCCTTGTTGAAGATAATGCTGTCAGTGTCTCTTTGTTTCATGAATTCAAACTCCATCCATCAAACTTAAATTTTCTTGAGACTTTTcaaggtgtatttttttttcccttgatggGATAATACTCACATGTGAAACTCTCCTCTCCTCAAATAATTTATGATGTGATTAAGGACTATGCTTTGGACTATAGTTGTCACAGGTTTCTATTCTTATTTCTAGGAATCCAGCCACCAATGGCAAGTGACTCTGGTCAGAAGtcttctgctgcagagcaggaacTGTACAGGAGGTGAGGCGAAGCTCTTGAAAAAGACAATAGTTTAGCTCTTTTTggaatatatatgtgtatatatatatatgtacatgtttTACTTCAGTCCAAGTGCAATGATTGTGTGCTTTAATGCATGAGAATCCCCTTTGAAGCCTTTTTCAGTTAAGGGCCATGGAACATATTTTTTTAGGGAAGCCTGTCCTTTAGCCAAAAGGAGCAGTCAGGGGAGCTGTGAGCAATTGGAGTGGTGTTTGGAGAAACAGGGAGACCAATGTAATGAGTTGGTAACTACAGAAAATTTTGTGTGTGGTGTGCATTGCGAGACCAATAGAGCATAAACTTGAGTACAGTTGCCTTTTCTGGGACAAATGAAGGAGTCTTAAGTGTTTGATACTTAAACACAGTAATGGGTTTAATTCAGTTTATACATAAAATAATCAGATGCATCTTATATATCTCATtccattcctcctccttttcttagACTGGATGTGATGCTGGTCAGCCAGTACTAGAGTGCTATGAATTTTTCATCCAAgggtattttaatttattaagatACTACTTTGGAAAAGATCAAGGGACTATCTATTTATCTAGCTAACTACTTTCTATTCTCACTGTTTTCAGGTGGCAATTAAGTACTTAACAGAGCTAAGTATAATTGAAGTATAAGCTTGTATGGTGCTAAGTCTACTGTTGTTGCCAGAGCTGTACCTCACCGAAGTTGCAGGTCATGTTTAAAGTTTGTTGGATTTTGAATTCCTGCTGATAATGGAGGGACTGCGAGCAGACTTTGTGCCAAATAGATTATGGATTTGCCTTTCGGCTCTAGGCAGGGATAGTCCATGCTAAGCCGTGACCCTGTTGCCAGAGGTCTGCTGATCACTTTCTCTCTGTTTGCCTTTGGCGCTCATGCAGGTATGAGCGAGAACAGGCACTGGTCCAAGAGGAGTTGCTCCGCCTGGccaaaagagaaagggaagcagCCAGTGAGGCCTTGAATACTGCCCTTCAGCGGGAAAGGGACAACGCTCATGAAGAGAGGCAGAGAGTGGCCCAGCTGGTGagtaacaaaaaaccccagtatGTTTCCATGTAGGACAGGTTAAAAAGCTCTGCTTGAGGGGATTCATTAAATATCACTTGTGTGATGAGCTTAGAAGCTTTGATATAGGCTGAAACACTCATCACCTCCTAATTCATCACTTAACGTTTGGCTTACAGTGTAGCTGGCAAGCTACGCTTGCAGCATGTCGTAC of Nyctibius grandis isolate bNycGra1 chromosome 10, bNycGra1.pri, whole genome shotgun sequence contains these proteins:
- the CHCHD6 gene encoding MICOS complex subunit MIC25 isoform X2 — its product is MGGSESSHGGRKVSFGLDERERVRVLQGIRLSEDVVNRMKESPQSKRDNQRLPHSSNGTAPSSPATEGKPKSPTGIQPPMASDSGQKSSAAEQELYRRYEREQALVQEELLRLAKREREAASEALNTALQRERDNAHEERQRVAQLAVELQGREAELKRQEAFYKEQLARIERKNAEIYKLTSEQYQDTATKAEEWIKRRNTDPVCASLQSEILKCYQENKREVLKCSELAKEYQRCVSAAQKELLVNSG
- the CHCHD6 gene encoding MICOS complex subunit MIC25 isoform X1, which gives rise to MGGSESSHGGRKVSFGLDERERVRVLQGIRLSEDVVNRMKESPQSKRDNQRLPHSSNGTAPSSPATEGKPKSPTGIQPPMASDSGQKSSAAEQELYRRYEREQALVQEELLRLAKREREAASEALNTALQRERDNAHEERQRVAQLPADLDAWAVELQGREAELKRQEAFYKEQLARIERKNAEIYKLTSEQYQDTATKAEEWIKRRNTDPVCASLQSEILKCYQENKREVLKCSELAKEYQRCVSAAQKELLVNSG